The following coding sequences are from one Penaeus monodon isolate SGIC_2016 chromosome 21, NSTDA_Pmon_1, whole genome shotgun sequence window:
- the LOC119586186 gene encoding uncharacterized protein LOC119586186, translated as MLLIAERLAESAMRGESGRSSSLRDGEAVYLLNQSSNTFLSVTAGSSPDDAVLAMAPFSGDLSQQWLRSGGQWLWGANHAFCLLPVDGTNDVGLGDANDASVSWSYDEASRIVVGSDALDVPLEEPRTRVILSPANDDATQKWTIDLVSPEEPEYFINQSSKTCLGVRKGSTPSDAYVGTLHGNGRKELQWFFVGDSWQWGGNRSYCLGPDYDNRTVILEDTNTSTSVWYVDDAQRLRIGEYAIDVPLTAPRTRVGLFKASDNIHQKWWRFSELMASLEGVEPPVYPFPGSDETTYNQEIDRGLVNALSSKTEPLPHPRDVPTFPGTVDLETPRVNRKVTLDLSVLGQNRNFRMTVPKDWQATDLYVAEGDICQIILPETLTADQALQITVRVGAYTDALNPHSSTVENKKYRRMPVVSEVFDVFPGVNEIRSQYGGNLIFMYTEGENFTVDVNVKNVVEAPYFRYGMTSIGDWETIKMRDAPHAVLESDKCVVVVPSSAAQALTDPDQLMARYDEVLAMESYAAGFDETEAPPRGKFWLVNDIQIGAGTAHSGFPVMFSLGSYNIANPAIPYDWVVWHELGHNHQQGSYWCRAYGSESSVNLFSLYIQEQLFDTDRLEDMNGYVTAADKVDGGMTFAEGNVWDKLVFLMEIKHAFPEGWEMFRQLYKTTRALSEDEAHDIAGNHQLQIDHAYKNLSKSAGYDLVLTYDRWGLELSEEAKQEIQQLGLEKAPGDLSHRPPSDRK; from the exons ATGCTTCTCATTGCAGAAAGATTAGCAGAATCCGCCATGAGAG GTGAGAGCGGAAGATCTTCAAGCCTGAGAGATGGCGAGGCTGTTTACCTGCTCAACCAGAGCTCAAACACCTTCCTCAGCGTCACCGCCGGCTCGAGCCCCGACGACGCCGTGCTCGCCATGGCGCCCTTCAGCGGCGACCTGAGCCAGCAGTGGCTCCGGTCGGGCGGCCAGTGGCTCTGGGGCGCCAACCACGCCTTCTGCTTGCTGCCCGTCGACGGCACCAACGACGTAGGTCTGGGCGACGCCAACGACGCCTCGGTGTCCTGGAGCTACGACGAGGCCAGTAGGATCGTGGTGGGATCGGATGCCCTGGACGTGCCCCTGGAGGAGCCCAGAACGAGGGTCATTCTGTCTCCTGCGAACGATGACGCCACGCAGAAGTGGACGATTGACCTCGTGTCGCCGGAGGAGCCGGAATACTTCATCAACCAGAGCAGCAAAACTTGCCTCGGCGTGCGAAAGGGGTCGACGCCAAGCGACGCCTACGTCGGCACTCTCCACGGCAACGGACGCAAGGAACTGCAGTGGTTCTTTGTGGGCGACTCTTGGCAGTGGGGAGGCAACCGGTCTTACTGCCTCGGCCCTGACTACGATAACCGAACTGTGATCCTGGAAGATACGAACACTTCTACTTCAGTATGGTACGTAGATGATGCGCAAAGGCTGAGAATCGGAGAATATGCTATCGACGTCCCACTGACAGCCCCAAGAACAAGAGTTGGGCTGTTCAAAGCAAGCGACAACATACATCAAAAGTGGTGGAGGTTCTCTGAACTAATGGCTTCACTTGAGGGAGTAGAACCACCTGTATATCCCTTCCCTGGCAGTGACGAAACTACCTATAACCAGGAAATAGACAGAGGTTTAGTAAACGCACTCAGTTCTAAGACAGAGCCTCTGCCACACCCCCGTGACGTACCTACTTTCCCCGGCACAGTTGATCTCGAAACTCCTCGAGTAAACAGAAAGGTCACTTTAGATCTTTCTGTCCTTGGGCAGAACAGAAATTTTCGAATGACAGTTCCCAAAGACTGGCAAGCAACAGACCTGTATGTGGCAGAAGGTGATATCTGCCAAATCATTCTGCCAGAAACTTTGACAGCAGATCAGGCATTGCAAATCACAGTCCGTGTTGGTGCATATACTGATGCACTTAATCCACACTCAAGCACtgttgaaaataagaaatatagacGAATGCCAGTCGTGTCTGAAGTATTTGATGTTTTCCCAGGTGTCAATGAAATTCGCAGCCAGTATGGAGGAAACCTGATATTCATGTATACCGAGGGTGAAAACTTTACGGTTGACGTTAATGTTAAAAACGTGGTTGAAGCCCCGTATTTCCGGTATGGCATGACCTCTATTGGAGACTGGGAAACTATCAAGATGCGAGATGCGCCGCACGCAGTCCTGGAGTCAGACAAGTGCGTCGTGGTCGTGCCGTCGTCGGCCGCTCAGGCACTCACGGACCCTGATCAGCTGATGGCTCGTTATGATGAGGTTCTCGCCATGGAAAGTTACGCAGCAGGTTTCGATGAGACGGAAGCTCCTCCTCGAGGAAAGTTTTGGCTGGTGAATGATATTCAGATCGGTGCTGGAACTGCTCATTCTGGATTTCCAGTTATGTTCTCCCTAGGATCATATAATATAGCCAATCCCGCCATCCCTTACGATTGGGTAGTTTGGCATGAACTTGGTCACAATCATCAACAAGGTTCTTACTGGTGCAGAGCATATGGAAGTGAATCGAGCGTTAACTTGTTCTCCCTGTACATCCAGGAGCAACTTTTTGATACTGACAGACTAGAGGACATGAACGGCTACGTCACAGCTGCCGACAAGGTCGACGGCGGGATGACCTTCGCCGAGGGGAACGTGTGGGATAAGCTGGTGTTCCTGATGGAGATCAAGCACGCCTTCCCCGAGGGATGGGAGATGTTCCGCCAGCTGTACAAGACGACCCGAGCGCTCTCCGAGGACGAGGCGCATGACATTGCCGGGAACCATCAGCTGCAGATCGACCATGCGTACAAGAACCTCAGCAAGAGTGCGGGCTACGACCTCGTCCTGACCTACGACCGATGGGGCCTCGAGCTCAGCGAGGAGGCGAAGCAGGAGATTCAGCAACTGGGACTCGAGAAGGCTCCGGGGGACCTCTCACACAGACCTCCATCTGACAGAAAATAA
- the LOC119586185 gene encoding uncharacterized protein LOC119586185 yields the protein MAGNSGHLSSASKAKDGEAVYLLNQSSNTFLSVTAGSSPDDAVLAMAPFSGDLSQQWLRSGGQWLWGANHAFCLLPVDGTNDVGLGDANASSVSWSYDEASRIVVGSDALDVPLEEPRTRVILSPANDDATQKWTIDLVSPEEPEYLINQSSKTCLGVRKGSTPSTAEVGMLNGNGLKEEQWFSVGDSWQWGGDRSYCLGPDYDVRTVILEESSSSTSVWYMDESERLRIGDYALNVPLHTPNAAVVLASPNNTKHQKWWKFSDLKTSLEGTEPPVYPFPGDDETSYNQEVSRGLVNMLTPKTDPLPHPRDVPTFPGTVDPETPRVTKNVILNLSVLGHDRDFRMVVPKDWQATDLYVAEGDICQIILPENLTIDQALQITVRIGAHKDKLNPHSGTVENKTFKRMPVVSEVFDLFPGVNEIRSQYGGNLIFVFTDGENFMVNAEVRNVVEAPYFRYGVTPVEEWEAIKTRDAPHAVLESDKCVVVVPSSAAQELTDPDQLMARYDEVLAMESYAAGFDETEAPPRGKYWLVGDIQISGGTAHSGFPVMFNRQNNDLANVETPYSWVTWHEVGHNHQQGPYWCNAYGTESTVNLFSLYVQEQLFGTDRLEEHNNYVISADKVDGGMTFAEGDVWDRLVFLMEIKHAFPEGWEMFRQLFRTTRALSDDEADYLTKVVQRQIDHVYKTLSKIVGYDLVLTYERWGLSLSQGAKDEIQLLGLEKAPGNLSHRPPFAGNKQNKGVVQIGTN from the exons ATGGCAG GAAACAGCGGGCATCTCAGCTCCGCCTCAAAGGCTAAAGATGGCGAGGCTGTTTACCTGCTCAACCAGAGCTCAAACACCTTCCTCAGCGTCACCGCCGGCTCGAGCCCCGACGACGCCGTGCTCGCCATGGCGCCCTTCAGCGGCGACCTGAGCCAGCAGTGGCTCCGGTCGGGCGGCCAGTGGCTCTGGGGCGCCAACCACGCCTTCTGCTTGCTGCCCGTCGACGGCACCAACGACGTAGGTCTAGGCGACGCCAACGCGTCGTCGGTGTCCTGGAGCTACGACGAGGCCAGTAGGATCGTGGTGGGATCGGATGCCCTGGACGTGCCCCTGGAGGAGCCCAGAACGAGGGTCATTCTGTCTCCTGCGAACGATGACGCCACGCAGAAGTGGACGATTGACCTCGTGTCGCCGGAGGAGCCGGAATACCTCATCAACCAGAGCAGCAAAACTTGCCTCGGCGTGCGAAAGGGGTCGACGCCAAGCACCGCGGAGGTCGGAATGCTCAATGGCAACGGACTTAAGGAAGAACAGTGGTTCTCCGTGGGCGACTCTTGGCAGTGGGGCGGCGACCGGTCCTACTGCCTGGGCCCCGATTACGACGTCCGAACCGTAATCCTTGAAGAGAGCAGCAGCTCAACTTCAGTATGGTACATGGACGAGTCTGAGAGGCTAAGGATTGGGGACTACGCGCTAAATGTTCCCTTGCACACTCCGAATGCGGCCGTCGTCTTGGCCAGCCCCAACAACACCAAACATCAAAAATGGTGGAAATTCTCCGATCTGAAAACTTCTCTTGAGGGAACAGAACCGCCCGTGTATCCCTTCCCAGGCGACGACGAAACCTCCTACAACCAAGAAGTATCACGTGGTTTAGTAAACATGCTGACCCCTAAGACCGATCCGCTGCCTCATCCTCGTGACGTCCCTACCTTCCCTGGCACAGTTGACCCTGAAACACCTCGGGTAACGAAGAATGTTATTCTGAACCTCTCTGTTCTTGGCCATGACAGAGATTTCCGTATGGTAGTTCCAAAAGACTGGCAGGCAACGGACTTGTATGTGGCAGAAGGAGACATCTGTCAGATTATTCTGCCAGAGAATTTAACGATTGACCAGGCCTTGCAGATCACAGTCCGAATCGGTGCTCACAAAGACAAACTCAATCCTCACTCAGGTACTGTAGAGAATAAGACGTTCAAACGAATGCCTGTTGTGTCCGAGGTCTTTGATCTTTTCCCAGGTGTCAACGAAATTCGCAGTCAGTATGGAGGAAACCTGATATTCGTTTTCACcgatggggaaaattttatggTCAATGCAGAAGTTAGGAATGTGGTTGAAGCCCCGTATTTCCGGTATGGCGTGACCCCCGTTGAGGAGTGGGAAGCTATCAAGACGCGAGATGCGCCGCACGCAGTCCTGGAGTCAGACAAGTGCGTCGTGGTCGTGCCTTCGTCGGCAGCTCAGGAACTCACGGACCCTGATCAGCTAATGGCTCGCTATGATGAGGTTCTCGCCATGGAGAGTTATGCAGCAGGTTTCGATGAGACGGAAGCTCCTCCTCGAGGGAAATATTGGTTGGTTGGCGACATTCAGATTTCAGGTGGAACTGCGCACTCTGGCTTCCCTGTCATGTTCAACCGACAGAACAATGATCTTGCAAACGTGGAAACCCCTTACAGCTGGGTGACCTGGCACGAGGTAGGACACAATCACCAGCAGGGGCCCTACTGGTGCAACGCTTACGGCACCGAATCGACCGTGAACCTTTTCTCACTCTACGTTCAGGAGCAGCTATTCGGCACCGACAGACTCGAGGAACACAACAACTACGTGATATCAGCTGACAAGGTCGACGGCGGGATGACCTTCGCCGAGGGGGACGTGTGGGACAGGCTGGTGTTCTTGATGGAGATCAAGCACGCCTTCCCCGAGGGATGGGAGATGTTCCGCCAGCTATTCCGCACGACTCGCGCTCTCTCCGACGATGAGGCCGACTACCTGACGAAGGTTGTCCAAAGGCAGATCGACCATGTGTATAAAACTCTGAGTAAAATTGTGGGATACGACCTGGTGCTGACCTACGAACGGTGGGGCCTCAGCCTGAGCCAAGGAGCCAAGGATGAAATCCAGCTATTGGGCTTAGAGAAAGCCCCAGGGAACCTTTCCCATAGGCCTCCTTTCGCCGGGAATAAGCAAAACAAAGGTGTAGTGCAGATTGGCACGAATTGA